A stretch of the Coturnix japonica isolate 7356 chromosome 27, Coturnix japonica 2.1, whole genome shotgun sequence genome encodes the following:
- the KAT2A gene encoding histone acetyltransferase KAT2A isoform X1 — protein sequence MAEPEAAQPGRPPPAPGTAAPPNGGMGSGGAAPGGAGSSDPARPGLSQQQRASQRKAQVRGFPRGKKLEKLGVFSACKANDACKCNGWKNPNPPTAPRMDLQQPVTNLSEPCRSCGHALADHVSHLENVSEEEINRLLGMVVDVENLFMSVHKEEDTDTKQVYFYLFKLLRKCILQMSQPVVEGSLGSPPFEKPNIEQGVLNFVQYKFSHLPPKERQTMYELSKMFLLCLNYWKLETPSQFRQRSQNDDVATYKVNYTRWLCYCHVPQSCDSLPRYETTHVFGRSLLKTIFTVTRRQLLEKFRVEKDKLVPEKRTLILTHFPKFLSMLEEEIYGENSPIWEADFTVPAAEGAQLVSRPATVSAVTVPSAPLFSKKLSSSSLATSMDTGTPEPLPGEKRKLPESLTLEDAKRIRVMGDIPMELVNEVMLTITDPAAMLGPELPPMQTSLLSANAARDETARLEERRGIIEFHVIGNSLSQKPNKKIMMWLVGLQNVFSHQLPRMPKEYITRLVFDPKHKTLALIKDGRVIGGICFRMFPSQGFTEIVFCAVTSNEQVKGYGTHLMNHLKEYHIKHNILNFLTYADEYAIGYFKKQGFSKDIKVPKSRYLGYIKDYEGATLMECELNPRIPYTELSHIIKKQKEIIKKLIERKQAQIRKVYPGLTCFKEGVRQIPIESVPGIRETGWKPLGKEKGKELKDPDQLYNTLKNLLAQIKTHPSAWPFMEPVKKSEAPDYYEIIRFPIDLKTMTERLKNRYYVTKKLFIADLQRIITNCREYNPPDSDYCKCANTLEKFFYFKLKEGGLIDK from the exons ATGGCGGAGCCGGAGGCCGCGCAGCCCGGGAGGCCGCCACCGGCACCGGGAACCGCGGCGCCGCCGAACGGCGGGATGGGGAGCGGGGGGGCGGCTCCGGGAGGGGCGGGATCCAGCGACCCGGCGCGGCCCGGGCTCAGCCAACAGCAACGGGCGAGTCAGCGCAAGGCGCAGGTGCGGGGCTTCCCCCGCGGCAAGAAGCTGGAGAAGCTGGGGGTGTTCTCGGCCTGCAAG GCGAACGATGCCTGCAAGTGCAACGGCTGGAAGaaccccaacccccccaccgCCCCCCGCATGGACCTGCAGCAGCCGGTGACCAACCTGAGCGAGCCGTGCCGCAGCTGCGGCCACGCGTTGG CCGACCATGTGTCCCACCTGGAGAACGTGTCGGAGGAGGAGATCAACCGGCTGCTGGGCATGGTGGTGGACGTGGAGAACCTCTTCATGTCGGTGCACAAGGAGGAGGACACGGACACCAAGCAGGTCTATTTCTACCTGTTCAAG CTCCTCAGGAAATGCATCCTGCAGATGAGCCAGCCGGTGGTCGAGGGGTCCCTGGGGAGCCCCCCCTTTGAGAAACCCAACATCGAGCAG GGGGTCCTGAACTTCGTGCAGTACAAGTTCAGCCACCTCCCACCCAAGGAGCGGCAGACGATGTACGAGCTCTCCAAGATGTTCCTGCTCTGCCTCAACTACTGGAAGCTGGAGACGCCGTCACAGTTCCGACAGCGCTCGCAGAATGACGACGTGGCCACCTACAAAGTCAACTACACCAG GTGGCTGTGCTACTGCCACGTGCCGCAGAGCTGCGACAGCCTGCCCCGCTACGAGACCACGCACGTCTTTGGGCGCAGCCTCCTCAAGACCATCTTCACCGTCACCCGCcggcagctgctggagaagttCCGTGTGGAGAAGGACAAGCTGGTGCCGGAGAAGCGCACACTGATCCTCACCCACTTCCCCAA GTTCCTGTCCATGCTGGAGGAGGAGATCTACGGGGAGAACTCGCCCATATGGGAGGCAGATTTCACTGTGCCGGCTGCGGAGGGCGCCCAGCTGGTGTCACGTCCAG ccaCCGTCAGTGCCGTCACTGTGCCCAGCGCTCCGCTCTTCAGCAAgaagctcagcagcagcagcttggccACGAGCATGGACACTGGCACGCCAGAGCCTCTGCCAG gggAGAAACGGAAGCTGCCTGAGAGCCTGACACTGGAGGATGCCAAGAGGATCCGCGTGATGGGCGACATCCCCATGGAGCTGGTGAACGAGGTGATGCTGACCATCACCGACCCCGCTGCCATGCTGGGCCCTGAG CTGCCTCCTATGCAGACCAGCCTGTTGTCGGCCAACGCGGCGCGGGATGAGACCGCCCGGCTGGAGGAGCGCCGCGGCATCATCGAGTTCCACGTCATTGGCAACTCGCTCTCGCAGAAGCCAAACAAGAAGATCATGATGTGGCTGGTTGGTTTGCAGAATGTGTTCTCCCACCAGCTGCCCCGCATGCCCAAGGAGTACATCACCCGCCTCGTCTTCGACCC GAAGCACAAGACCTTGGCACTCATCAAGGATGGCCGCGTGATTGGGGGCATCTGCTTCCGCATGTTCCCCTCCCAGGGCTTCACCGAGATCGTTTTCTGCGCCGTGACATCCAACGAGCAAGTGAAG GGCTACGGGACACACCTGATGAACCATTTGAAGGAGTACCACATCAAACACAACATTCTCAACTTTCTCACGTACGCAGATGAATATGCTATTGGCTACTTCAAGAAGCAG GGCTTCTCCAAGGACATCAAGGTCCCCAAAAGCCGCTACCTGGGCTACATCAAGGACTATGAGGGGGCAACCTTGATGGAGTGCGAGCTGAACCCCCGCATCCCCTATACCGAGCTCTCCCACATCATCAAGAAGCAGAAGGAG ATCATCAAGAAGCTGATTGAGAGGAAGCAAGCACAGATCCGCAAGGTCTACCCTGGCCTGACCTGCTTCAAGGAGGGCGTGCGGCAGATCCCCATTGAGAGTGTCCCCGGCATCC GAGAAACGGGTTGGAAAccactggggaaggagaaggg gaaggagctgaaggACCCGGACCAGCTCTACAACACCCTGAAGAACCTCCTGGCCCAGATCAAG ACCCATCCCAGTGCGTGGCCCTTCATGGAGCCAGTGAAGAAGTCAGAGGCACCGGACTACTACGAAATCATC
- the KAT2A gene encoding histone acetyltransferase KAT2A isoform X2, with translation MAEPEAAQPGRPPPAPGTAAPPNGGMGSGGAAPGGAGSSDPARPGLSQQQRASQRKAQVRGFPRGKKLEKLGVFSACKANDACKCNGWKNPNPPTAPRMDLQQPVTNLSEPCRSCGHALADHVSHLENVSEEEINRLLGMVVDVENLFMSVHKEEDTDTKQVYFYLFKLLRKCILQMSQPVVEGSLGSPPFEKPNIEQGVLNFVQYKFSHLPPKERQTMYELSKMFLLCLNYWKLETPSQFRQRSQNDDVATYKVNYTRWLCYCHVPQSCDSLPRYETTHVFGRSLLKTIFTVTRRQLLEKFRVEKDKLVPEKRTLILTHFPKFLSMLEEEIYGENSPIWEADFTVPAAEGAQLVSRPATVSAVTVPSAPLFSKKLSSSSLATSMDTGTPEPLPGEKRKLPESLTLEDAKRIRVMGDIPMELVNEVMLTITDPAAMLGPETSLLSANAARDETARLEERRGIIEFHVIGNSLSQKPNKKIMMWLVGLQNVFSHQLPRMPKEYITRLVFDPKHKTLALIKDGRVIGGICFRMFPSQGFTEIVFCAVTSNEQVKGYGTHLMNHLKEYHIKHNILNFLTYADEYAIGYFKKQGFSKDIKVPKSRYLGYIKDYEGATLMECELNPRIPYTELSHIIKKQKEIIKKLIERKQAQIRKVYPGLTCFKEGVRQIPIESVPGIRETGWKPLGKEKGKELKDPDQLYNTLKNLLAQIKTHPSAWPFMEPVKKSEAPDYYEIIRFPIDLKTMTERLKNRYYVTKKLFIADLQRIITNCREYNPPDSDYCKCANTLEKFFYFKLKEGGLIDK, from the exons ATGGCGGAGCCGGAGGCCGCGCAGCCCGGGAGGCCGCCACCGGCACCGGGAACCGCGGCGCCGCCGAACGGCGGGATGGGGAGCGGGGGGGCGGCTCCGGGAGGGGCGGGATCCAGCGACCCGGCGCGGCCCGGGCTCAGCCAACAGCAACGGGCGAGTCAGCGCAAGGCGCAGGTGCGGGGCTTCCCCCGCGGCAAGAAGCTGGAGAAGCTGGGGGTGTTCTCGGCCTGCAAG GCGAACGATGCCTGCAAGTGCAACGGCTGGAAGaaccccaacccccccaccgCCCCCCGCATGGACCTGCAGCAGCCGGTGACCAACCTGAGCGAGCCGTGCCGCAGCTGCGGCCACGCGTTGG CCGACCATGTGTCCCACCTGGAGAACGTGTCGGAGGAGGAGATCAACCGGCTGCTGGGCATGGTGGTGGACGTGGAGAACCTCTTCATGTCGGTGCACAAGGAGGAGGACACGGACACCAAGCAGGTCTATTTCTACCTGTTCAAG CTCCTCAGGAAATGCATCCTGCAGATGAGCCAGCCGGTGGTCGAGGGGTCCCTGGGGAGCCCCCCCTTTGAGAAACCCAACATCGAGCAG GGGGTCCTGAACTTCGTGCAGTACAAGTTCAGCCACCTCCCACCCAAGGAGCGGCAGACGATGTACGAGCTCTCCAAGATGTTCCTGCTCTGCCTCAACTACTGGAAGCTGGAGACGCCGTCACAGTTCCGACAGCGCTCGCAGAATGACGACGTGGCCACCTACAAAGTCAACTACACCAG GTGGCTGTGCTACTGCCACGTGCCGCAGAGCTGCGACAGCCTGCCCCGCTACGAGACCACGCACGTCTTTGGGCGCAGCCTCCTCAAGACCATCTTCACCGTCACCCGCcggcagctgctggagaagttCCGTGTGGAGAAGGACAAGCTGGTGCCGGAGAAGCGCACACTGATCCTCACCCACTTCCCCAA GTTCCTGTCCATGCTGGAGGAGGAGATCTACGGGGAGAACTCGCCCATATGGGAGGCAGATTTCACTGTGCCGGCTGCGGAGGGCGCCCAGCTGGTGTCACGTCCAG ccaCCGTCAGTGCCGTCACTGTGCCCAGCGCTCCGCTCTTCAGCAAgaagctcagcagcagcagcttggccACGAGCATGGACACTGGCACGCCAGAGCCTCTGCCAG gggAGAAACGGAAGCTGCCTGAGAGCCTGACACTGGAGGATGCCAAGAGGATCCGCGTGATGGGCGACATCCCCATGGAGCTGGTGAACGAGGTGATGCTGACCATCACCGACCCCGCTGCCATGCTGGGCCCTGAG ACCAGCCTGTTGTCGGCCAACGCGGCGCGGGATGAGACCGCCCGGCTGGAGGAGCGCCGCGGCATCATCGAGTTCCACGTCATTGGCAACTCGCTCTCGCAGAAGCCAAACAAGAAGATCATGATGTGGCTGGTTGGTTTGCAGAATGTGTTCTCCCACCAGCTGCCCCGCATGCCCAAGGAGTACATCACCCGCCTCGTCTTCGACCC GAAGCACAAGACCTTGGCACTCATCAAGGATGGCCGCGTGATTGGGGGCATCTGCTTCCGCATGTTCCCCTCCCAGGGCTTCACCGAGATCGTTTTCTGCGCCGTGACATCCAACGAGCAAGTGAAG GGCTACGGGACACACCTGATGAACCATTTGAAGGAGTACCACATCAAACACAACATTCTCAACTTTCTCACGTACGCAGATGAATATGCTATTGGCTACTTCAAGAAGCAG GGCTTCTCCAAGGACATCAAGGTCCCCAAAAGCCGCTACCTGGGCTACATCAAGGACTATGAGGGGGCAACCTTGATGGAGTGCGAGCTGAACCCCCGCATCCCCTATACCGAGCTCTCCCACATCATCAAGAAGCAGAAGGAG ATCATCAAGAAGCTGATTGAGAGGAAGCAAGCACAGATCCGCAAGGTCTACCCTGGCCTGACCTGCTTCAAGGAGGGCGTGCGGCAGATCCCCATTGAGAGTGTCCCCGGCATCC GAGAAACGGGTTGGAAAccactggggaaggagaaggg gaaggagctgaaggACCCGGACCAGCTCTACAACACCCTGAAGAACCTCCTGGCCCAGATCAAG ACCCATCCCAGTGCGTGGCCCTTCATGGAGCCAGTGAAGAAGTCAGAGGCACCGGACTACTACGAAATCATC
- the LOC107325127 gene encoding heat shock protein 30C-like: MLCRLHFMPPTSGSLFPWLGPVRTLWPHPGTLFAELEREIRMEMERARQFMSSFEQLLSSGSSSNRVSIERAPSSNAALTQGSGEGFSVCQDVKDFAPEQLSVKVVGRKVVLVGQKETQNTDDKGSFSYKYEVLKREWDVPEEVDAEALTCSLSSEGQLRIEAPRLALPPPNERNVPIQLPAAAAQPAANAEDGAERAKA, encoded by the coding sequence ATGCTTTGCCGCCTGCACTTCATGCCGCCCACCTCCGGGTCTCTGTTCCCGTGGCTGGGACCCGTCCGCACCCTCTGGCCGCACCCAGGGACCCTCTTCGCTGAGCTGGAGAGGGAGATACggatggagatggagagagcTCGGCAGTTCATGAGCAGCTTCgagcagctcctgagcagcGGGAGCAGCTCCAACCGCGTCAGCATCGAGCGGGCACCGAGCAGCAACGCGGCTCTGACCCAGGGCTCCGGGGAGGGATTCTCCGTCTGCCAGGACGTGAAGGACTTCGCCCCCGAGCAGCTGTCGGTGAAGGTGGTGGGCAGGAAGGTGGTGCTGGTGGGGCAGAAGGAGACGCAGAACACGGACGACAAGGGCTCCTTCTCCTACAAGTACGAGGTGCTGAAGCGCGAGTGGGACGTGCCCGAGGAGGTGGACGCCGAGGCGCTGACCTGCTCCCTGTCCAGCGAGGGGCAGCTGCGTATCGAGGCCCCCCGGCTGGCCCTGCCGCCACCCAACGAGAGGAACGTGCCCATCCAGCTGCCGGCAGCAGCGGCTCAGCCCGCGGCCAACGCCGAGGATGGAGCAGAGAGAGCCAAGGCGTGA
- the HSPB9 gene encoding heat shock protein beta-9: protein MLCRMHLAPFASSSLATRLGTVRTLWPHAETIFSELQQEMEKARHFMSSFEQLLSSHGPLAAEQAASSSAAPAQVTEEGFSVCQDVKNFAPEQLSVKVVGRKVVLVGQKETQNTDEGSFSYKYEVLKREWDVPEDVDAEALTCSLSPEGQLRIEAPRLALPTAGERNVPIQVSPAAPQLGAAKDGAASKAQV from the coding sequence ATGCTTTGCCGGATGCACCTCGCTCCATTCGCCTCCAGCTCCCTGGCCACCCGGCTGGGCACAGTGAGGACCCTCTGGCCGCACGCAGAGACCATCTTCAGCGaactgcagcaggagatggagaaggCTCGGCACTTCATGAGCAGCTTCgagcagctcctgagcagcCACGGACCCCTGGCCGCAGAGCAGGCAGCGAGCAGCAGCGCAGCCCCAGCCCAGGTCACTGAGGAGGGATTCTCCGTCTGCCAGGACGTGAAGAACTTCGCCCCCGAGCAGCTGTCGGTGAAGGTGGTGGGCAGGAAGGTGGTGCTGGTGGGGCAGAAGGAGACGCAGAACACGGACGAGGGCTCCTTCTCCTACAAGTACGAGGTGCTGAAGCGCGAGTGGGACGTGCCCGAGGACGTGGACGCCGAGGCGCTGACCTGCTCCCTGTCCCCAGAGGGGCAGCTGCGCATCGAGGCCCCTCGGCTGGCCCTGCCAACTGCTGGTGAGAGGAACGTGCCCATCCAGGTGAGCCCCGCAGCTCCTCAGCTCGGGGCAGCCAAGGATGGAGCTGCCAGCAAAGCCCAGGTGTGA
- the RAB5C gene encoding ras-related protein Rab-5C, translating to MAGRGGAARPNGPAAGNKICQFKLVLLGESAVGKSSLVLRFVKGQFHEYQESTIGAAFLTQTVCLDDTTVKFEIWDTAGQERYHSLAPMYYRGAQAAIVVYDITNTDTFVRAKNWVKELQRQASPNIVIALAGNKADLATKRAVDFQDAQAYADDNSLLFMETSAKTAMNVNEIFMAIAKKLPKNEPQNAPGGPGRNRVVDLQESSQPSRSQCCSN from the exons ATGGCAGGTCGAGGTGGAGCTGCTCGACCGAATGGACcagctgctggaaacaaaatCTGTCAGTTCAAACTCGTCCTGCTGGGAGAGTCGGCAGTGGGGAAATCCAGCCTTGTTCTGCGCTTTGTGAAGGGGCAGTTCCATGAGTACCAGGAGAGCACGATTGGAG ctgcCTTCCTAACGCAGACAGTTTGTCTGGATGACACAACGGTGAAGTTTGAAATATGGGACACGGCGGGACAGGAGCGGTATCACAGCCTGGCACCCATGTACTACCGAGGTGCTCAGGCAGCCATTGTTGTCTACGACATCACTAACACA GACACATTTGTACGAGCCAAGAACTGGGTGAAAGAGTTGCAGAGGCAGGCCAGCCCCAATATTGTAATTGCACTAGCAGGAAACAAGGCAGACCTTGCTACCAAGAGAGCTGTGGATTTCCAG GATGCACAAGCTTATGCAGATGACAACAGCTTGTTGTTCATGGAGACGTCGGCCAAGACAGCAATGAATGTGAATGAAATCTTCATGGCAATAG CCAAGAAACTGCCAAAAAATGAACCCCAGAATGCTCCAGGTGGTCCGGGCAGGAATCGGGTGGTCGACCTTCAGGAGAGCAGTCAGCCCAGCAGGagccagtgctgcagcaatTGA
- the KCNH4 gene encoding LOW QUALITY PROTEIN: potassium voltage-gated channel subfamily H member 4 (The sequence of the model RefSeq protein was modified relative to this genomic sequence to represent the inferred CDS: deleted 1 base in 1 codon), which yields MVVNIQKVIYRDGALFPLVCWCLVSVGHATVCCADSNVWPLLCWGAEGEPPRTAPSPQGRPCLLSDSNFILANAQVRRGFPIVYCSDGFCDLTGFARTEVMQKNCSCRFLCGAETSEPVLQHIEKVLEGKQEQQAEVCFYKKGGAAFWCLLDIMPIKNEKGEVVLFLVSFKDITESRGKSHPSDRKEEKQRSKKPGSSHLRAARRQGRTVLHRLSRQFARRDHSEMKINRNVFENKPSIPEYKVASVQKAHFILLHYSIFKALWDWLILVATFYVAVTVPYNVCFTSTEDSLSAARSTIVSDIAVEMLFILDIILNFRTTYVSHSGQVVYEPHSICIHYVATWFFVDLIAALPFDLLYIFNVTVTSLVHLLKTVRLLRLLRLLQKLDRYSQYSAMVLTLLMSVFALLAHWMACIWYIIGRKEMESNDPLTWDIGWLHELGKRLEAPYINNSAGGPSIRSAYIASLYFTLSSLTSVGFGNVCANTDAEKIFSICTMLIGALMHAVVFGNVTAIIQRMYSRRSLYHTRMKDLKDFIRVHRLPQQLKQRMLEYFQTTWSVNNGIDANELLRDFPDELRADVAMHLNKDILQLPIFKTASRGCLRSISLHIKTSFCAPGEYLLRQGDALQANYFVCSGSLEVLRDNVVLAILGKGDLIGADLASRDPVIKTNADVKALTYCDLQYIGLRGLREVLQLYPEYASKFAADIHQDLTFNLQEGSEMEGLGRFARSPRLSQASQVRAVRCWEPRGAGSSTDPSTGTRSAPRTAAPARSSPSPASRRTRKRRMRSSSSSDRLPPSPPANRCCPNSAAPRGSTEPLAETSAASPRRGPGGRRGAAGAGRRLGSSAPPCTPPGPSISAPGEIEGCACPGGGGGGRGEDEVGSSPPPRRVVDGIEDDGGTRDARTSCFGAAPRLRGGSRGSPPPVATCLQVDPVQNLQHP from the exons atggtagtaaatatccaaaaggttatttacagggatggggcattgTTCCCCTTGGTCTGCTGGTGCTTGGTGAGTGTGGGTCATGCAACCGTGTGCTGTGCAGACAGCAATGTATGgccactgctctgctggggagcagagggggagcCCCCTAGAACAGCACCAAGCCCTCAGGGGCGGCCATGTCTCCTTTCAGACAGCAATTTCATCCTGGCCAATGCTCAGGTCCGACGTGGCTTCCCCATTGTCTATTGCTCTGACGGCTTCTGTGACCTGACCGGCTTTGCCCGCACCGAGGTGATGCAGAAGAACTGCAGCTGCCGCTTCCTCTGCGGGGCTGAGACCAGCGAGCCCGTCCTGCAGCACATCGAGAAGGTGCTGGAGGGCAAACAGGAGCAGCAGGCCGAGGTCTGCTTCTACAAGAAGGGTG GAGCTGCTTTCTGGTGCCTGCTGGACATCATGCCCATCAAGAATGAGAAGGGGGAGGTGGTGCTCTTCCTCGTCTCCTTCAAGGAcatcacagagagcagaggaaagagCCATCCAAGTGACAGAAAGGAGG agaagcagaggagcAAGAAACCCGGCAGCTCACACCTGCGGGCAGCACGGCGGCAGGGCCGGACGGTGCTGCACCGGCTCAGCAGGCAGTTTGCACGGCGGGACCACAGTGAGATGAAAATCAATCGG AACGTGTTTGAGAACAAACCCTCCATCCCGGAGTACAAGGTGGCCTCGGTGCAGAAAGCCCACTTCATCCTGCTGCACTACAGCATCTTCAAGGCCCTGTGGGACTGGCTGATCCTGGTGGCCACTTTCTATGTGGCTGTTACTGTCCCCTACAACGTCTGCTTTACCAGCACAGAGGACAGCCTCTCAGCTGCACGCAGCACCATCGTCAGCGACATCGCGGTGGAG ATGCTCTTCATCCTGG ACATAATCCTGAATTTCCGGACGACATATGTGAGCCATTCAGGCCAGGTGGTGTACGAGCCCCACTCCATCTGCATCCATTACGTGGCCACCTGGTTCTTTGTGGACCTGATTGCTGCGCTTCCCTTTGACCTGCTCTACATCTTCAACGTGACTGTG ACCTCGCTGGTTCATCTGCTGAAGACGGTGCGGCTGCTGCGGCTGCTGCGGCTGCTGCAGAAGTTGGACCGCTACTCGCAGTACAGCGCCATGGTGCTGACGCTGCTCATGTCCGTGTTCGCGCTGCTGGCCCACTGGATGGCGTGCATCTGGTACATCATCGGCCGCAAGGAGATGGAGAGCAACGACCCGCTCACCTGGGACATCG GCTGGCTGCACGAGCTGGGCAAGAGGCTGGAGGCTCCCTACATCAACAACTCTGCGGGGGGGCCCTCCATCCGCAGCGCCTACATTGCCTCCCTCTACTTCACCCTCAGCAGCCTGACCAGCGTGGGCTTCGGCAACGTCTGCGCCAACACTGATGCCGAGAAGATCTTCTCCATCTGCACCATGCTCATTGGGG CACTGATGCACGCTGTTGTCTTTGGCAACGTCACGGCCATCATCCAGCGCATGTACTCGCGCCGCTCGCTCTACCACACCCGCATGAAGGACCTCAAGGACTTCATCCGCGTGCACCgcctgccccagcagctcaaGCAGAGGATGCTGGAGTACTTCCAGACCACCTGGTCGGTGAACAACGGCATAGATGCGAATGAG CTGCTGCGTGACTTCCCTGACGAGCTCCGTGCCGACGTGGCCATGCACCTGAACAAGGACATCCTGCAGCTGCCCATCTTCAAGACCGCCAGCCGAGGCTGCTTGCGCTCCATCTCACTGCACATTAAAACCTCATTCTGTGCTCCGGGCGAGTACCTGCTGCGGCAGGGCGATGCGCTGCAGGCCAACTACTTCGTCTGCTCCGGCTCCCTCGAAGTGCTGAGGGACAACGTGGTGTTGGCCATCCTGG GCAAAGGGGATCTGATCGGCGCCGACCTGGCCAGCAGGGACCCGGTGATCAAAACCAATGCGGACGTGAAGGCGCTGACCTACTGTGACCTGCAGTACATCGGGCTGCGGGGGCTGcgggaggtgctgcagctctaCCCCGAATACGCCAGCAAGTTCGCAGCAGACATCCACCAGGACCTCACCTTCAACCTGCAGGAGGGCAGCGAGATGGAG GGGCTCGGCCGCTTCGCCCGCTCCCCGCGCCTCTCGCAGGCATCGCAGGTTCGTGCTGTAAGGTGCTGGGAGCCGCGTGGTGCGGGGAGCAGCACTGACCCCTCCACCGGCACCCGCAGCGCCCCTCGGACGGCGGCCCCGGCCCGGAGCAGCCCCTCCCCTGCATCGCGGAGGACGAGGAAGAGGCGGATGAGGTCTTCGTCTTCCAGCGATCGCCTCCCGCCGTCGCCCCCCGCGAACCGCTGCTGCCCCAACTCAGCGGCCCCGCGCGGCTCCACGGAGCCCCTCGCGGAGACGAGCGCGGCGTCCCCACGGCGCGGACCCGGGGGgaggcggggggcggcgggggccggAAGGCGGCTCGGCTCCTCTGCCCCTCCCTGCACGCCCCCGGGCCCCTCGATTTCGGCCCCAGGTGAGATCGAGGGCTGCGCGTGTCCGGGAGGGGGCGGGGGTGGACGAGGCGAGGACGAGGTCGGGTCCTCACCGCCGCCCCGCAGGGTGGTGGACGGGATCGAAGACGACGGGGGGACCCGGGACGCGCGAACCTCCTGCTTCGGAGCGGCCCCTCGGCTGCGGGGCGGGTCCAGGGGCTCCCCGCCACCAG TTGCAACCTGCCTCCAGGTGGATCCAGTGCAGAACCTGCAGCATCCTTAA
- the HCRT gene encoding orexin — protein MEVPNAKLQRSACLLLLLLLLCSLARARQSLPECCRQKTCSCRIYDLLHGMGNHAAGILTLGKRKSIPTAFQSRLYRLLHGSSNHAAGILTMGKREERPDAACRDALSCAAGAQQAATPRGTAGSPSECQEHAEKDLTKGWGTAKSFY, from the exons ATGGAGGTGCCCAATGCCaag CTGCAGCGATCCgcctgcctcctgctgctgctgctgctgctctgctccctggcCAGGGCCCGGCAGAGTCTGCCCGAGTGCTGCCGGCAGAAAACCTGCTCCTGCCGTATCTACGACCTCCTGCACGGCATGGGCAACCACGCCGCCGGCATCCTCACGCTGGGCAAGAGGAAGAGCATCCCGACAGCCTTCCAGAGCCGGCTGTACCGCCTGCTGCACGGCTCCAGCAACCACGCGGCGGGCATCCTCACCATGGGCAAACGCGAGGAGCGCCCCGACGCCGCCTGCCGCGATGCGCTGAGCTGCGCAGCGGGCGCTCAGCAGGCGGCGACCCCGAGGGGAACTGCGGGCAGCCCCAGCGAGTGCCAGGAGCACGCGGAGAAGGACCTGACCAAGGGCTGGGGAACGGCAAAGAGCTTTTACTGA